The following proteins come from a genomic window of Montipora foliosa isolate CH-2021 chromosome 2, ASM3666993v2, whole genome shotgun sequence:
- the LOC137993218 gene encoding endothelial differentiation-related factor 1-like isoform X2, with translation MAESDWDTVTYLRKKAPRAAEMRSKQAVASAQRHGVAVETTQKYGAGGNKQHSAHKDSAKLDRETEELHHDKVSLDVGKLIQQGRVEKKLTQKDLSAVSSYVGKIKASRFFLVARGRSDMQEKY, from the exons ATGGCTGAATCAGACTGGGATACTGTAACTTACCTTCGGAAGAAAGCACCCCGAGCAGCTGAAATGCGATCGAAGCAG GCTGTTGCTTCAGCTCAAAGACATGGTGTAGCTGTTGAAACTACACAAAAAT ATGGTGCAGGGGGCAACAAACAGCATTCTGCACACAAGGATTCTGCTAAACTTGACCGAGAGACAGAAGAATTACACC ATGACAAAGTTTCCCTTGACGTTGGTAAGCTCATTCAGCAGGGAAGAGTGGAGAAGAAATTAACACAGAAGGACTTATCAGCA GTATCAAGCTACGTGGGAAAGATAAAGGCAAGCCGCTTTTTTCTGGTGGCAAGGGGAAGAAGTGACATGCAAGAAAAATACTAA
- the LOC137993218 gene encoding endothelial differentiation-related factor 1-like isoform X1 gives MAESDWDTVTYLRKKAPRAAEMRSKQAVASAQRHGVAVETTQKYGAGGNKQHSAHKDSAKLDRETEELHHDKVSLDVGKLIQQGRVEKKLTQKDLSAKINEKPQVIMDYESGKAIPNNQILSKIERALGIKLRGKDKGKPLFSGGKGKK, from the exons ATGGCTGAATCAGACTGGGATACTGTAACTTACCTTCGGAAGAAAGCACCCCGAGCAGCTGAAATGCGATCGAAGCAG GCTGTTGCTTCAGCTCAAAGACATGGTGTAGCTGTTGAAACTACACAAAAAT ATGGTGCAGGGGGCAACAAACAGCATTCTGCACACAAGGATTCTGCTAAACTTGACCGAGAGACAGAAGAATTACACC ATGACAAAGTTTCCCTTGACGTTGGTAAGCTCATTCAGCAGGGAAGAGTGGAGAAGAAATTAACACAGAAGGACTTATCAGCA aaaataaatgaaaagccGCAAGTGATTATGGATTACGAGTCTGGTAAAGCTATTCCAAATAATCAGATCCTCAGCAAAATTGAGCGTGCACTAG GTATCAAGCTACGTGGGAAAGATAAAGGCAAGCCGCTTTTTTCTGGTGGCAAGGGGAAGAAGTGA